In the Bombus pyrosoma isolate SC7728 linkage group LG15, ASM1482585v1, whole genome shotgun sequence genome, one interval contains:
- the LOC122575822 gene encoding transmembrane protein 161B encodes MALLGAQLVITLIMVSVIQKVTPHFSLARWILCSTGLTRYLYPTDQQLRTLAGVPKEKPKKGKHTENGKVGDVFHVPRNLDITLESAKITTLDVVHLKYYTECQWLLDFSIYATAVYIMTEIYNYLYPIKDEINLSMLWCSLVLGFAFKVLLSLWVQYFKGEESIGERSTCIVTGFAYLLIAMMVLIVDENNLEIGLDKAYASFNHSASLFLDNQGLSSTGPASKIVVKFFLALWCGLLGSLFTFPGLRVSRMHWDALRYYKDQKLLLLIANISYASPLLLVSLWIKPVSRDYLTVRIFSGMNGPLMTTSAFESMRLIAIIVAVLLKFVLMPMYLQSYLNLAMQRLENQKKEAGRITNVDLQKKIAAVFYYLCVVALQFIVPIIICLFFTFMYKTLGGYTWEGILKGPSLEECPADEPPKSLSNIMNAHDNEKTVAQTAQDFQLALSSLKQIFTVDVYRGLLGLATWWSCFALFATTAMGMFYQSYFSNM; translated from the exons ATg gCTCTCTTAGGTGCTCAATTAGTTATAACACTGATTATGGTCAGTGTTATCCAAAAAGTAACTCCACATTTTTCTTTGGCAAGATGGATTTTATGTTCTACTGg GTTGACACGTTACTTGTATCCAACTGATCAACAGCTTAGAACTCTTGCTGGTGTACCTAAAGAGAAACCCAAGAAAGGTAAACATACTGAGAATGGGAAGGTTGGAGATGTTTTTCATGTTCCTAGAAATTTGGATATCACGCTTGAGAGTGCTAAGATAACTACGTTAGATGTAgtgcatttaaaatattatacagagtGTCAGTGGTTATTGGACTTTTCTATCTATGCTACTGCAGTTTATATCATGACAGAG atatataattatttatatccaATCAAAGATGAAATTAATCTAAGCATGCTTTGGTGCTCACTAGTTCTGGGTTTTGCATT taaagTGTTACTTTCTCTTTGGGTGCAATACTTTAAGGGAGAGGAGAGTATAGGTGAAAGATCTACATGTATTGTAACTGGATTTGCTTATCTTCTCATAGCTATGATGGTTCTTATTGTTGATGAAAACAACCTTGAAATTGGATTGGATAAAGCTTATGCAAGTTTCAATCATAGTGCATCTCTTTTTCTAGATAATCAAGGTCTTTCTTCTAC AGGGCCAGCATCAAAAATTGTAGTAAAGTTCTTCCTTGCTTTGTGGTGTGGTTTACTTGGTTCTTTGTTTACTTTCCCAGGATTAAGAGTGTCAAGAATGCATTGGGATGCATTGag atATTATAAAGATCAAAAGTTGTTGTTATTAATAGCAAACATCAGTTATGCCTCTCCACTTTTATTAGTAAGTTTATGGATTAAGCCTGTAAGCAGAGATTACCTTACAGTCAGGATATTTAGTGGTATGAATGGACCATT GATGACAACTTCGGCTTTTGAGAGTATGagattaattgcaattattgtTGCAGTTctgttaaaatttgtattaatgcCAATGTACTTGCAATCGTATCTCAATTTAGCTATGCAGCGGTTAGAGAATCAAAAGAAAGAAGCTGGTAGAATTACAAATGTTGATTTGCAGAAAAAG attGCGGCGGTATTCTACTATTTGTGCGTTGTGGCTTTGCAGTTTATTGTTCCGATAAtcatatgtttattttttacattcatGTATAAAACTCTAG GTGGTTATACATGGGAAGGGATTTTAAAAGGACCGTCACTCGAAGAATGTCCAGCTGATGAGCCACCAAAATCTTTATCAAACATAATGAATGCCCATGATAATGAAAAAACTGTTGCGCAAACGGCGCAAGATTTTCAACTTGCTCTGAGTTCCTTAAAGCAG ATATTCACTGTGGATGTGTATAGAGGGTTATTAGGTTTAGCAACATGGTGGAGTTGTTTTGCATTGTTTGCAACTACCGCTATGGGTATGTTTTATCAGTCATACTTCTCTAATATGTAA
- the LOC122575825 gene encoding general transcriptional corepressor CYC8-like isoform X1, producing the protein MLKYVVLSCIMLLSVYAEPPIQGVKPTNVLGTSDQHASFSFIRPGLTQTAFAFSGPSSHQSFSSSIGNPHLAQRVLPNVANALAYKNPGLGIFPVGPVAHGYATAPVAPTFVSSAPAPLPYQTSVDPTSALAYYQQLQQYQQAQLHGYPAPNAYQAQLAQLLVLRQAQAQAQAQAQAQAQAQVQEHVQAQAQQVPEQIQLQQEQHQAQNLLGISYSAAPSVARVKVSGNGYKFDF; encoded by the exons ATGTTG aaatacgTAGTACTTTCTTGTATTATGCTTCTTTCGGTATATGCCGAACCACCCATTCAAGGTGTAAAACCAACAAATGTACTTGGCACTTCTGATCAGCATGCATCTTTCAGCTTTATCAGACCGGGTTTAACACAAACAGCCTTCGCTTTTAGTGGCCCTAGCTCTCATCAATCGTTTAGTTCCAGTATTGGAAATCCTCATTTAGCACAAAGGGTTCTTCCAAATGTTGCTAATGCACTTGCTTACAAAAATCCTGGCTTAG GTATATTTCCGGTTGGTCCTGTCGCACATGGTTATGCAACTGCACCAGTTGCACCcacttttgtttcttctgCACCTGCACCGCTACCCTATCAAACCTCAGTTGATCCAACTTCTGCACTAGCTTATTATCAACAGTTACAGCAATATCAGCAAGCCCAGTTACATGGTTATCCTGCACCTAATGCGTATCAAGCACAATTAGCACAATTACTTGTATTACGGCAAGCTCAAGCTCAAGCTCAAGCTCAAGCTCAAGCTCAAGCTCAAGCTCAAGTTCAAGAACATGTGCAAGCACAAGCACAACAA GTACCTGAACAGATTCAGTTGCAGCAAGAACAACACCAAGCTCAGAATTTATTAGGAATTTCTTATTCCGCAGCACCTTCGGTAGCCCGGGTAAAAGTTTCCGGAAATGGTTATAAATTCGATTTCtaa
- the LOC122575825 gene encoding general transcriptional corepressor CYC8-like isoform X2: MLKYVVLSCIMLLSVYAEPPIQGVKPTNVLGTSDQHASFSFIRPGLTQTAFAFSGPSSHQSFSSSIGNPHLAQRVLPNVANALAYKNPGLGIFPVGPVAHGYATAPVAPTFVSSAPAPLPYQTSVDPTSALAYYQQLQQYQQAQLHGYPAPNAYQAQLAQLLVLRQAQAQAQAQAQAQAQAQVQEHVQAQAQQ, from the exons ATGTTG aaatacgTAGTACTTTCTTGTATTATGCTTCTTTCGGTATATGCCGAACCACCCATTCAAGGTGTAAAACCAACAAATGTACTTGGCACTTCTGATCAGCATGCATCTTTCAGCTTTATCAGACCGGGTTTAACACAAACAGCCTTCGCTTTTAGTGGCCCTAGCTCTCATCAATCGTTTAGTTCCAGTATTGGAAATCCTCATTTAGCACAAAGGGTTCTTCCAAATGTTGCTAATGCACTTGCTTACAAAAATCCTGGCTTAG GTATATTTCCGGTTGGTCCTGTCGCACATGGTTATGCAACTGCACCAGTTGCACCcacttttgtttcttctgCACCTGCACCGCTACCCTATCAAACCTCAGTTGATCCAACTTCTGCACTAGCTTATTATCAACAGTTACAGCAATATCAGCAAGCCCAGTTACATGGTTATCCTGCACCTAATGCGTATCAAGCACAATTAGCACAATTACTTGTATTACGGCAAGCTCAAGCTCAAGCTCAAGCTCAAGCTCAAGCTCAAGCTCAAGCTCAAGTTCAAGAACATGTGCAAGCACAAGCACAACAA taA